The following are encoded in a window of Armatimonas rosea genomic DNA:
- a CDS encoding ThuA domain-containing protein: MSKQISTLYLTGANNHDWERTGPFLRDVLSASGDFAVTYAEDASTALEADLARFDLLFLDYNGPLWSEAAQANFLQAVKSGKGVVVLHAADNAFPGWVEYEKLVGLMWREGTGHGKFHAFTVTIQNAEHPITAGLTDFVTEDELYHRLVPMHGTPVEVLASAYSSPESGGTGELEPMLMTTHYGAGRVFHTALGHVWKGSSLAAVENAAFQETLLRGARWAAEKH, encoded by the coding sequence ATGAGCAAGCAAATTTCCACCCTCTATCTGACCGGTGCTAACAACCATGACTGGGAGCGGACCGGTCCGTTTCTGCGCGATGTTCTCTCGGCCTCAGGCGACTTTGCGGTCACCTACGCCGAAGACGCATCCACGGCGCTGGAGGCCGATTTGGCGCGCTTTGACCTGCTCTTTCTCGACTACAACGGCCCGCTCTGGAGCGAGGCGGCGCAGGCAAACTTTTTACAGGCCGTCAAGAGCGGCAAGGGCGTTGTGGTCTTGCACGCCGCCGACAATGCGTTTCCGGGCTGGGTGGAGTACGAAAAGCTGGTTGGCTTGATGTGGCGCGAGGGCACGGGGCATGGAAAGTTCCATGCGTTCACCGTCACGATCCAAAACGCGGAGCACCCGATCACGGCAGGCCTGACGGACTTTGTGACGGAGGATGAGCTCTACCATAGGCTCGTTCCGATGCACGGGACGCCGGTGGAGGTGCTCGCCAGCGCGTACTCGTCGCCCGAGAGCGGCGGCACGGGTGAGCTTGAGCCCATGCTCATGACCACCCACTACGGCGCGGGACGGGTGTTTCACACGGCGCTCGGGCATGTCTGGAAAGGCTCGTCGCTGGCGGCGGTTGAGAATGCGGCCTTCCAAGAGACCCTCCTGCGTGGTGCCCGCTGGGCTGCAGAGAAGCACTAG
- a CDS encoding sulfatase-like hydrolase/transferase, producing the protein MKTLLSLASAALLLAAPSFLSPHSVGARGQVGATQKPNIVLIFIDDMGYGDIGPFGSTKNRTPNLDKMAREGMKLTSFYAAPVCSVSRAQVLTGCYGARVSIPGVFFPGEKNGLNKDEHTVAELLKDQGYATMCIGKWHLGDQPEFLPTRHGFDHYFGFPYSNDMLKKAKGGTQPVVPLLRDDKVIELLTGEEQSRLTERYTDEAIKFITDNQKKPFFLYLPHTAIHTPIHPGAQFRGKSANGRVGDWVEEVDWSVGRVRETLAKLGLDKNTLVIFTSDNGPWLTQGKDSGEAGPLRGGKGSTWEGGVREPTLVAWPGKIAPGSTSDAVAGTIDFLPTFVQLAGGTVPTDRKIDGKDIAPLLLGKTKQSPHEARYYFNGYQLQAVRSGPWKLAIAPQSEGMGKAGATVAASLESPRLYNLDTEIGERTDVAAAHPEIVTRLKALAVAMRAELGETVPGPGRRPAGEVKNPVTLYPFEESAQATSTKPATLDSLKVGDTLSGAQAPQVVNRPLTISCTLEGKPTSGVLVAHGGTSTGYALYLKDGHAVFAVHPSGGELVRLTSPRPLAENAVLEARIAADGALSLKVNGEVVATHKLSGPLSRQPQEPFCVGFDSANPVDSAYASLPRFAGTLRALKVSTKE; encoded by the coding sequence ATGAAAACGCTTCTTTCTCTCGCCAGTGCCGCGCTCCTGCTCGCCGCCCCCTCCTTTCTCTCCCCCCACTCGGTGGGGGCCAGGGGGCAGGTGGGGGCCACACAAAAACCCAATATCGTCCTGATCTTTATCGACGACATGGGCTACGGGGATATCGGGCCGTTTGGCTCGACCAAGAACCGCACGCCGAACTTGGATAAGATGGCACGCGAGGGCATGAAGCTAACCTCGTTCTATGCCGCACCGGTCTGCTCGGTCTCGCGGGCGCAGGTGCTCACGGGCTGCTACGGGGCGCGGGTCTCGATTCCCGGCGTGTTCTTTCCCGGCGAGAAAAACGGGCTCAACAAAGACGAGCACACGGTGGCGGAGCTACTCAAAGACCAGGGCTACGCGACTATGTGTATCGGCAAGTGGCACCTCGGGGACCAGCCGGAGTTCCTGCCCACGCGCCATGGCTTCGACCACTACTTTGGCTTTCCCTACTCCAACGACATGCTCAAGAAGGCCAAGGGCGGCACACAACCCGTCGTGCCACTCCTGCGCGACGATAAAGTGATCGAGCTACTCACGGGCGAGGAGCAGAGCCGCCTCACGGAGCGCTACACCGACGAGGCCATTAAGTTCATCACGGACAATCAAAAAAAGCCGTTCTTTCTCTACTTGCCCCACACCGCGATCCATACGCCGATCCATCCGGGCGCACAGTTCCGCGGCAAGTCCGCCAACGGCCGTGTCGGGGACTGGGTGGAGGAGGTGGACTGGAGTGTCGGGCGGGTGCGGGAGACCCTGGCGAAGCTCGGGCTGGATAAGAACACGCTTGTTATCTTTACGTCGGACAATGGCCCCTGGCTGACCCAGGGCAAGGACAGCGGCGAGGCCGGCCCGCTACGCGGCGGCAAGGGCAGCACCTGGGAGGGCGGGGTCCGCGAGCCGACCCTCGTCGCGTGGCCTGGAAAGATCGCCCCCGGCAGCACCAGCGATGCCGTGGCAGGGACAATCGACTTTCTCCCGACCTTTGTCCAGCTCGCCGGGGGCACTGTCCCCACCGATCGCAAGATCGACGGCAAGGATATCGCGCCGCTCCTGCTGGGGAAGACAAAACAGTCGCCGCACGAGGCCCGCTACTACTTCAATGGCTACCAGCTTCAAGCCGTCCGCTCCGGCCCCTGGAAGCTCGCCATCGCGCCCCAGAGCGAGGGAATGGGCAAGGCGGGCGCAACCGTCGCTGCCTCGCTGGAGTCTCCCCGCCTCTACAACCTCGACACCGAGATCGGGGAGCGCACCGATGTGGCCGCCGCGCACCCGGAGATTGTCACTCGCCTGAAAGCCCTTGCGGTGGCAATGCGCGCCGAGCTGGGTGAGACCGTCCCCGGCCCCGGCCGCCGCCCCGCAGGCGAGGTCAAGAACCCCGTCACCCTCTACCCGTTTGAAGAAAGCGCCCAAGCCACGTCCACAAAGCCCGCCACGCTGGACTCCCTCAAGGTAGGTGACACGCTCAGCGGTGCACAAGCTCCGCAGGTTGTCAATCGCCCGCTGACGATCTCCTGCACGCTGGAGGGCAAGCCCACGAGTGGCGTCTTGGTTGCCCACGGGGGGACGAGTACGGGCTACGCGCTCTACCTCAAGGACGGCCACGCGGTCTTTGCGGTCCATCCGTCGGGCGGAGAGCTCGTGCGCCTCACCTCACCCCGCCCCCTCGCAGAGAACGCCGTGCTCGAAGCCAGAATCGCCGCCGACGGTGCGCTGAGCCTGAAGGTGAATGGGGAGGTCGTCGCTACCCACAAGCTCAGCGGGCCGCTCAGCCGCCAGCCGCAGGAGCCGTTCTGCGTGGGGTTCGATAGCGCCAACCCGGTCGATTCGGCGTATGCCAGCCTGCCACGCTTTGCCGGGACGCTCCGTGCGCTGAAGGTCAGTACCAAAGAATGA
- a CDS encoding LamG domain-containing protein has product MDRVATVTHLKGCVAFWDFVKREQGGTQRFVSHVHPYALDAGNYIKDYWGEGRDATYADFPLLGRGPFGEAVRIRKEDDPSFRPFLFVPRARLHDTPLDIKGAGKSVTVVVWAIRESGNHALAGIWHEGTDLKQDTTTGIQRVEKGQRQYALFAGLNKEGSACGHVSENGGSSFLCRYALHKCNSAAVSPTVPADSPADVLDRSWQCFAMTFDHKKHELTGWLNGVSGERWLENPQKDTLLSFAANAWKQGHAPGTDPSFPPDQYYTPPEKKPRRVTPLEGSAELHEFGYTRVKVTRQTRELAALRLNPWWYPHGIYTPKDATSGGPFTIGRVIHSSRGVGFTGWIGGVAVFNRALSERELLTLSALRASS; this is encoded by the coding sequence ATGGATCGTGTTGCGACTGTTACCCACCTCAAAGGCTGTGTGGCCTTCTGGGACTTTGTCAAGCGCGAACAGGGCGGGACCCAGCGCTTTGTCTCCCATGTCCACCCCTACGCCCTCGATGCGGGCAACTATATCAAGGACTACTGGGGCGAGGGGCGCGACGCTACCTACGCGGACTTCCCGCTCTTGGGGCGTGGGCCGTTTGGTGAGGCCGTGCGGATTCGCAAAGAAGACGACCCGAGCTTCCGCCCGTTTCTCTTTGTGCCCCGCGCGCGGCTCCACGACACACCGCTGGATATCAAGGGCGCGGGAAAGTCCGTCACGGTCGTGGTCTGGGCGATCCGGGAGAGCGGCAACCACGCGCTCGCCGGGATCTGGCATGAGGGCACCGATCTTAAGCAGGACACCACCACGGGGATTCAGAGAGTGGAGAAGGGGCAGCGGCAGTACGCGCTCTTTGCCGGGCTCAACAAAGAGGGCTCGGCGTGTGGGCATGTCTCGGAGAACGGGGGGAGCTCGTTTCTGTGCCGCTACGCGCTGCACAAGTGCAACTCCGCCGCCGTCTCGCCCACGGTGCCCGCCGACTCACCCGCCGACGTGCTCGACCGCTCGTGGCAGTGCTTTGCCATGACCTTCGACCACAAAAAACACGAGCTGACCGGCTGGCTCAACGGGGTCTCCGGCGAGCGCTGGCTGGAGAATCCGCAAAAAGACACCCTGCTCTCGTTTGCCGCCAATGCCTGGAAGCAGGGCCACGCGCCCGGCACCGACCCCAGCTTTCCCCCCGATCAGTACTACACGCCGCCCGAGAAGAAGCCGCGCCGTGTCACCCCGCTCGAAGGCTCCGCTGAGCTACACGAGTTCGGCTACACCCGTGTCAAAGTCACGCGGCAGACGCGCGAGCTGGCGGCGCTGCGGCTCAATCCCTGGTGGTACCCGCACGGCATCTACACGCCCAAAGACGCCACCAGCGGCGGACCGTTCACGATCGGGCGCGTCATCCACAGCTCCCGCGGTGTTGGCTTCACCGGCTGGATCGGGGGCGTCGCGGTCTTCAACCGTGCCCTCTCAGAGCGAGAGTTGCTGACCCTATCGGCGCTCCGAGCGTCTTCTTAG
- a CDS encoding phosphotransferase: MTPERLRERVPLFAEARALELMPLADGVSHNNTNYKVWADGTAYFLRVPGTAAPFLGVQRDEELAALRAAGAQGLAPEVLFAAPDGLLVLPFLAGGHWTPAEAARPENIVRLAQTLRRLHDIREVAAHCSVYERIERLIASATQLGQALPDNLPALLAWMATLRQQRATDPRASVGLCHGDFWLHNFLDDGKQLWLIDWEFAGRGDGLVDLAKITIGGSSYTPAHQQALLHAYGYTEPGDLTLLDEQKTLLLLFQAVWALVLHGLRGPESAFDYLAHSQQTFRQINRALSL; encoded by the coding sequence GTGACCCCGGAGCGCCTCCGGGAGCGGGTGCCGCTCTTTGCCGAGGCGCGTGCGCTGGAGCTGATGCCGCTGGCCGATGGGGTGAGCCACAACAACACCAACTACAAGGTGTGGGCCGACGGCACCGCGTACTTTCTGCGGGTTCCGGGGACGGCGGCGCCGTTTCTGGGGGTGCAGCGCGACGAAGAGCTCGCGGCGCTGCGGGCGGCGGGGGCGCAGGGTCTCGCCCCCGAAGTACTCTTTGCTGCGCCCGATGGCCTGCTCGTCTTGCCGTTTCTCGCCGGCGGGCACTGGACCCCCGCCGAGGCCGCGCGCCCGGAGAATATCGTCCGCCTCGCCCAGACCCTGCGCCGCCTCCACGACATCCGCGAGGTCGCGGCGCACTGCTCGGTCTACGAGCGGATCGAGCGGCTGATCGCCAGCGCGACCCAGCTCGGCCAGGCCCTCCCCGACAACCTCCCCGCGCTCCTCGCCTGGATGGCCACGCTCCGCCAGCAGCGCGCCACCGACCCCCGCGCGAGCGTCGGGCTCTGTCACGGCGACTTCTGGCTGCACAACTTCCTCGACGATGGCAAGCAGCTCTGGCTGATCGACTGGGAGTTTGCGGGACGCGGCGATGGGCTGGTGGACTTGGCCAAGATCACGATTGGCGGGAGCAGCTACACCCCCGCGCACCAGCAAGCACTCTTGCACGCCTACGGCTACACCGAGCCGGGCGACCTGACGCTCTTGGACGAGCAGAAAACCCTCCTCCTGCTTTTTCAGGCGGTCTGGGCGCTGGTGCTCCACGGCCTGCGCGGCCCCGAGAGCGCGTTTGACTACCTCGCCCACTCCCAGCAGACCTTCCGCCAGATTAACCGTGCGCTCAGCCTCTAA
- a CDS encoding dihydrodipicolinate synthase family protein, translating into MSTINSQRQALQAALFPGGIPRLWCPTLTHFQAAHMPDPTRIQAHLTALAPQVKGILVPGSTGEGWEMGDDDIHRLLGIVLDAAAVAGIRVLIGVLKTSVEELLACLESLEPLRTHPAVAGVTICPPKGSELSQEALRAGLAQVLARGWPTALYQLPQVTQNELAPETVAALTAEFANVILFKDTSGADRVAQSGLDFGGVFLVRGAEKGGYVPWPRTGGGPYDGFLLSTANVFAPELAELLRLLDSGEQAAAEALSQTLETVVSAAFALVAEFPHGNAFANANKVLDHCRAYGDDALKVEPPLLYGGARLPQSFIVEGIALLKAHGLLPTQGYLRG; encoded by the coding sequence ATGAGTACTATTAACTCTCAGCGCCAGGCGCTCCAGGCAGCGCTCTTCCCCGGTGGTATCCCACGCCTCTGGTGCCCCACCCTGACGCACTTTCAGGCCGCGCACATGCCCGATCCTACCCGCATCCAGGCGCACCTGACCGCGCTCGCGCCGCAGGTGAAGGGCATCCTGGTCCCCGGCTCCACCGGCGAGGGCTGGGAGATGGGTGACGATGATATTCACCGGCTCCTAGGCATTGTCTTGGACGCCGCCGCCGTGGCAGGCATTCGCGTGCTGATCGGCGTGCTCAAGACCTCCGTGGAGGAGCTGCTCGCCTGCTTAGAATCTTTGGAGCCGCTGCGGACGCATCCCGCTGTGGCTGGGGTGACGATCTGCCCGCCTAAGGGCAGCGAGCTCTCGCAGGAGGCGCTTCGTGCGGGCCTGGCGCAGGTGCTCGCCCGTGGCTGGCCGACCGCGCTCTACCAGCTCCCACAAGTGACACAGAACGAGCTCGCGCCGGAGACAGTCGCGGCGCTCACGGCGGAGTTTGCCAATGTCATCCTCTTCAAGGACACCAGCGGCGCAGACCGTGTGGCCCAGAGTGGCCTGGACTTTGGTGGGGTATTCCTGGTGCGCGGCGCGGAAAAAGGCGGCTACGTCCCCTGGCCCCGCACGGGCGGCGGCCCCTACGACGGCTTTCTTCTAAGCACCGCCAATGTCTTCGCCCCCGAGCTCGCCGAGCTCCTGCGCCTGCTCGATAGCGGTGAGCAAGCCGCCGCCGAGGCGCTCTCCCAGACACTAGAGACCGTGGTTAGCGCCGCCTTTGCGCTGGTCGCGGAGTTTCCCCATGGCAATGCCTTCGCCAACGCCAACAAAGTCCTCGACCACTGCCGCGCCTACGGGGATGACGCGCTAAAAGTTGAGCCGCCCCTGCTCTACGGCGGTGCGCGCCTGCCGCAGAGCTTTATTGTCGAGGGGATCGCGCTCCTGAAGGCGCACGGGCTCCTCCCCACCCAGGGCTATCTTAGAGGCTGA